Proteins found in one Flavobacterium channae genomic segment:
- a CDS encoding aminotransferase class I/II-fold pyridoxal phosphate-dependent enzyme, with translation MKLPKSLQEKLNKRIANNALRQLTTQSISRIDFSSNDYLGFAQSETIFNQAHQYLLDNNIKSNGATGSRLISGNHSLYNDAENYIAQFHNSESALIFNSGYDANVGFFSAIPQRNDFILYDELCHASIRDGIQMSHAKSFKFSHNNIHDLEEKIIKLKAHSGTIYIATESVFSMDGDVPNFEKMIQVVEKHNCYLIVDEAHALGVFGEKGEGLIQSLGFQDKVFARIMTYGKGLGCHGAAILGSHELRTYLVNFARSFIYTTGLSPHSVATILVAYKELSSNISVIKQLNSNIDFFNQTKNELNLTNVFVTSNSTIQCAIVPGNEKVKSIAKQLQEKGFDVKPILSPTVSEGQERLRFCLHSFNKKEEITQVLFLLSTIINNE, from the coding sequence ATGAAACTACCTAAATCGTTACAAGAAAAATTAAATAAAAGAATTGCAAATAATGCTTTGCGACAATTGACAACTCAGTCAATTTCAAGAATAGATTTTTCTTCTAATGACTATTTAGGCTTTGCTCAATCCGAAACTATTTTCAACCAAGCACATCAATATTTGTTAGATAATAATATTAAAAGTAATGGTGCTACAGGGTCACGTTTGATTTCTGGAAATCATTCTTTATATAATGATGCTGAAAATTATATTGCGCAGTTTCATAATTCAGAATCGGCTTTGATTTTTAATTCAGGTTACGATGCTAATGTTGGCTTTTTCAGTGCAATTCCACAGCGCAACGACTTTATTTTATATGATGAATTGTGTCACGCCTCTATTCGTGATGGAATTCAAATGAGTCATGCAAAATCATTTAAATTTTCACATAACAATATTCATGATTTAGAAGAGAAAATAATAAAACTTAAAGCGCATAGCGGAACAATTTATATAGCAACTGAATCTGTATTTTCAATGGATGGCGATGTCCCAAACTTTGAAAAAATGATTCAAGTTGTTGAAAAACACAACTGTTATTTAATTGTAGATGAAGCTCATGCATTAGGAGTTTTTGGGGAAAAAGGTGAGGGTTTGATTCAAAGTTTAGGTTTTCAGGATAAAGTTTTTGCACGAATAATGACTTATGGTAAAGGATTAGGTTGTCATGGTGCAGCAATATTAGGAAGTCATGAATTGCGCACTTATCTAGTTAATTTTGCAAGAAGTTTCATTTATACAACCGGACTTTCTCCTCATAGTGTAGCAACTATTTTAGTTGCATATAAAGAACTGTCTTCTAATATTTCGGTTATAAAACAATTAAATTCTAACATTGATTTTTTTAATCAAACTAAAAATGAGTTGAATCTAACAAATGTATTCGTGACAAGTAACTCTACAATACAGTGTGCTATTGTTCCGGGTAATGAAAAAGTAAAAAGTATTGCAAAACAACTTCAAGAAAAAGGTTTTGATGTAAAACCTATTTTATCACCAACAGTTTCTGAAGGTCAAGAAAGATTGCGTTTTTGTTTGCATTCGTTTAATAAAAAAGAAGAAATTACTCAAGTATTATTTTTGTTGAGTACAATTATAAATAATGAATAA
- the bioD gene encoding dethiobiotin synthase gives MKIFITGIGTDVGKTIASSIVVEALEADYWKPVQAGDLDNSDSHKIKRYISNSTTKIHDNSYKLNTPASPHLAAEIDGITINLKEIKEPKTENNLIIEGAGGILVPLNTNDSIIDLIKKDYKVIVVSRHYLGSINHTLMTIEMLKNKKIEVAGIIFSGDENQSTEQIILSKTNAKFIGRIENEPYFDQNVIKYYADKFRDNLLAL, from the coding sequence ATGAAAATATTTATTACAGGAATAGGGACTGATGTTGGTAAAACAATTGCTTCTTCAATTGTAGTTGAAGCTTTAGAGGCTGATTATTGGAAACCGGTTCAGGCTGGAGATTTAGATAATTCAGACAGTCATAAGATTAAAAGGTATATATCTAATTCTACGACTAAAATTCACGATAATAGTTATAAATTAAATACTCCTGCAAGTCCACATTTAGCAGCAGAAATTGATGGAATTACAATTAATCTGAAAGAAATCAAAGAGCCAAAGACTGAGAATAATTTGATTATTGAAGGTGCGGGAGGTATTTTAGTTCCTTTAAACACAAATGATTCTATAATTGATTTAATTAAAAAAGATTATAAAGTTATTGTGGTTTCAAGACATTATCTAGGAAGTATCAATCATACTTTGATGACAATTGAAATGCTGAAAAATAAGAAAATAGAAGTAGCTGGTATTATTTTTTCAGGCGATGAAAATCAGTCAACGGAACAAATTATTCTATCTAAAACCAATGCTAAATTTATCGGAAGAATTGAAAATGAACCTTACTTTGATCAAAATGTAATTAAATATTACGCTGATAAGTTTAGAGATAATCTTTTAGCTTTATAA
- a CDS encoding DUF2007 domain-containing protein: MNKETFKIVATYIYSSEAIIFKGKLESEGIEAFLRDNFTIDTDPLVSNAVGGVKLYVKSEDFDRAIEILDSIPKYELTDDGKPIVCTKCGGNQVQQFSVIDDAKSFLSMLIALLFIVLPLYIKRRYRCKTCHFEFKKEKK; the protein is encoded by the coding sequence ATGAATAAAGAAACATTTAAAATAGTTGCAACTTATATTTATTCGTCTGAGGCTATTATTTTCAAAGGAAAATTAGAGTCGGAAGGGATTGAAGCCTTCCTTAGAGATAACTTTACAATAGATACAGATCCTTTGGTAAGTAATGCTGTTGGTGGTGTAAAGTTATATGTGAAAAGTGAGGATTTTGATCGTGCAATTGAAATTTTAGACTCTATTCCTAAATATGAACTTACTGATGATGGAAAACCAATAGTTTGCACAAAATGTGGTGGTAATCAGGTACAACAGTTTTCAGTAATAGATGATGCTAAGTCTTTCTTATCAATGTTAATTGCTTTGTTATTTATTGTTCTGCCATTATATATTAAAAGAAGATATCGTTGTAAAACGTGTCATTTTGAATTTAAAAAAGAGAAAAAATAA